The following nucleotide sequence is from Flavimarina sp. Hel_I_48.
GTTACCCGCGATTATGCAGAGCGGAAGTTGGCCAAATCAACCATTAAAAAGTTGAAAGCGGCCTCTTAGAATCATAGGAGTAGAATAAAAAACCTGTCTGATTTGAAAGAATCAGACAGGTTTTTTTATGCTTTATAGGTTTAAAAATTAATAAAGCTTATTTATTCGAAAACAGGATATTCAATCTAAAATCAGATCATATTTAGATAACAATCCCTGCAAGGCTGGCCAGGAGAATTTCGCTTTGCGCACTTTATTTTCTTCAAGATTGATACGGTAATTTAGGGCAGACCGAAAATCAGCACCGCTCAGATTGGTATTTTCAAAAGTAGTCCCCGCAAAATCTGATAGATCAAAAATGGCCTGACTTGCATCACATTCAGAAAAATTGGCTTCTTTGATAGAGCAATCTAAAAATGAGGTTTTAGCGATTTTTTTACCGGTAAAATCAGAAAAATCAAGTACGCAGTGATCAAAATTCACAGAAAATAAAAAGTCGCTGCACACGCTAAAGTTGACCCCCAGTAAGGTACAATCCTGAAAAGAGCAAGAGTCCAACTGACTTGTATCAAGTTTGAGCATCTTAAGATTGCATCCCGTAAAAGTACAATTAGTAAACGTACAGGAAAGAAAACAGGCTTCAGAAAAATCACAAGCTATAAAAGAGCAACCGTCATATTCCACATGGCGTATAGTCCTGGAAGGAGACTTTAGTTTTTCAAAATCGGTATCTAGATAATGGGATTCGGTCATCATTTCGGTAAAAAAAGGTCTTAAATAGGCTGTTTTTCGTTCATTTTAAGTAATTCTTCAAGGTACTCGCGCGTATTGCTCAGACGTGGTACTTTGTGCTGGCCGCCTAGCTTGTTTTTTGTCTTCAACCAGTCGTAAAAAAGATTTTCACGACCGTAGTGAATTGTAGGCTCATTCAAGGTGAGGTTGTTAAAACGTTTGGCCGCATAATCACTGTTTATTTCCTGTAGTGCCTTGTCCAAGGTTTCTTTAAACCGTTGAAGGTCTCTGGGCTGGGTTTTAAATTCAATGATCCATTCGTGTGCGCCTTTTTCTTTTCCCTTCATAAAAATGGGCGCTGCGGTGTACTCCACAATTTCAGACTGCGTCAGGGCCGTTGCTTTTTTAAGGGCTTTTTCGGCATTTTCAATGATTAATTCTTCTCCAAATGCGTTGATATGGTGCTTCGTCCTGCCGGTTACTTTAATACGGTAGGGGCTTATCGAGGTAAACCTGATCGTATCGCCCACTTTATAGCGCCACAGGCCGGCATTTGTGGTAATAATCAAGGCATAATTGATCCCAAGCTCCACCGCGCTCAGCGGGATAGGATTTTGATTCCCTGAGGCTGGGCCGCTCATGGGAATAAATTCATAAAAGATACCGTAATCAAGCATCAGCAATAATTCTGAAGAATCATTTTGATCCTGGATCGCAAAAAAACCTTCTGAAGCATTATAGATTTCGTAGTATTTAAAACGAGACCGCGGGAGTATTTTGTGGTACTGTTCGCGGTAAGGTTCAAAGCTCACCCCGCCGTGAAAATAGACTTCAAGATGTGGCCAGATTTCAAAAATATGGCGTTTTTGCGTGGTTTCAAGTACCGTATTGAGCAATACGAGCATCCAGGAAGGAACGCCCGCGAGGCTGGTCACCTTTTCATTTATGGTTTCATCTACAATGGCCTGCATTTTGGTTTCCCAGTCATCCATAAGTGAAACTTCATTGCCCGGGGTGCTACTGAATTCGGCCCAAAAAGGCATATTATCTATCAGAATAGCCGATAAATCCCCATAAGAAGTCCCCTTGTTCTCGTATAATTTTTTGCTCCCGCCCAGGCGCAGGCTTTTTCCCGTAAACATTTGCGCCTCGGGATTGTTATTTAGGTAAATGCAAAGCAGATCCTTGCTTGCGGCATAATGGCAATCCTCAAGAGACTCAGGGCTTACGGGAATATACTTGCTGCGCGCGTTTGTGGTGCCACTGCTCTGGGCAAACCACCTAATGGGCGTGGGCCAGAAGATATTGGCCTCGCCCTGCCTACCGCGTTCTATTTTTTCCATAAAGCACTCGTAGGAAGTTACGGGAACGCGATTGGCAAACTGCTCATAATTCTTTATGCTCTCAAAATCATAGTGTTTGCCCAGTTCGGTGTTTTTTGCGCGTTGTACCAATTTTAAAAGTACTTCCTGCTGTACATCGTGAGGGTATTTTATAAAGAGCTCCATCTGGTGGATGCGCTTTTTGAGGAACCAGGACGCGACCGAATTGACTAAAGGAATAGGCATTTTGTTAGTATCTTTGGTTTTCTCTTAAAGGCATAACAGTTGGCTGTTTTAGCAAATGTCTTTAAGGGATTTAAAGTTAGGTTTTTCTAAATTTTAGGTACTGAAGTTACGAAATGGGAGCGGTTTTGATCCGTTTTTTTTCAAAACCAAACGCGTTTCGGCAGTAATCTTTAGAATTTTCCAAAAATACGTTTTTCCGATAATTTATTTAAAACGTCTGCGAAAGCATTCCGCAAAACAACAAAAGTTATTTTATGCACTATCAAGGGGTACTCACTAAAATGAAAACAGAATTTCAAGAACCTGTACACTATTACCTGCTGTTTGAATCTGATTTTATACATGTGAACCAACTATTAGATAAGCACATACATATAGAATTTTTACGGTATCAGTGCCTTGCCTGCGGAAAAAACAAGAAAATTTACCGTCAGGGCTATTGCTATGATGACTTTTTTAAACTTCCGCAAACGGCAGACTGGGTCATACGCCCAGAACTTAGCACTGCACACTTAGACCAGGAACACCGCGACCTGGCCTATGAAAAAAGTGTACAGCTCAAACCGCATGTGGTTTATCTCGCAAACAGCAGCAATATAAAGGTTGGGGTGACCCGAAAAACGCAGGTTCCCACGCGGTGGATAGATCAGGGTGCGCATGAGGCCATTGAAATCCTGGAAGCGCCTAACCGTTTCCTTGCCGGTATTACCGAGGTTGCTCTAAAAGCGTTTGTCGCAGATAAAACCAACTGGCGAAAAATGCTCAGAAATGATATTGAGGATGAGGATCTCTTCGCGCAGCGGGAAAAACTAAAAGGCTACATTCCAAAAGAGGCGCAGGATTATTTTATAAGCAGCACGCAGGAAACCCATATTAAATTTCCCGTATTGCGCTATCCCACGAAACTGAAAAGCCTCAACCTTGAAAAAACCCCGAGCTTTGATGGGGTTTTAAAAGGGATCAAAGGCCAGTATCTGATTTTTGAAGATGATACGGTTTTTAATGTGCGCAACTCTGAAGGTTATGTGGTAAGCATTAAAGTTTCTACTTGATTTTTTTAATGCGAAACGCTTCCCCTCTTTTCAAGGAAGGGGTGGCCGCGAATGTGGCCGGGGTGGTTAAAAACGTGAACTTAAGGTAAAACCACTTTACGTATCCAACCCTTCCGTCACCTGCGGTGCCACCTTCCCTTGACAAGAGAAGGAGCTTTTTTTTTGAAAAAAGCGACCAATAGCGCCGTAAAAACCTTTATAAAAGGCTTATTTACTGTCCTTTTAAGTTATTTTTTTAAGTAGTTCTTTGGGTAGAAGTATACAAATTCCTTATTCCTATGAATAATTAAACTAAATAATTAGTTTAAACTAAACATTTAGGTATATTTGTAAAAGAAGTAATTCAAATACCCGTACATGAAACAGTTGACAAAAGCAGAAGAAGAAATAATGCAGATCCTCTGGGATCTCAAAGAGGCGAATGTGGCCACGATTATTGAGAAAATGGCTGAGCCCAAACCTGCTTACAATACGGTATCAACGATTACGCGCATTCTCGAAAACAAAGGTTTTGTGGATTATAGAAAAGAGGGCCGTGGCCATATTTATTTCCCAATAGTGGAAAAATCGAAATACAGCAGTGACTCCATGAACAAAATGGTAAACGACTATTTTAATGGAAGTTTTAAAAGCATGGTTTCTTTTTTTGTGAAGAAAAAAGATATGAGTGTTGCAGAACTGGAAGCGATACTTAAGGAAATCAATAAAGAAAAATAATTCTGATCATGGTCAATTATATAATAGAAATAGTAGTTTTTCAAGCCATTTTTCTAGGTTTTTACCTCGTTTTTCTTCGCAAAGAGACCTTTTTTCAATGGAACCGGGCATATTTGCTTCTCACCGCGGCACTCGCATTTGTACTTCCATTTATGGAACTTCAAATTTTTAGTAACCCGGTAAATATTCCGCTGCAAATTCAGGAATTTGCCCCCGTTTTTATTGGTGAATCTTCTGCCCCAACTGACCAAGAAACAACGCAAACAGCCGAATTTTCTGCCGATGTATGGTGGATTCTTGTTTACGCAGCGGGCTTACTTATTAGCCTGGGAATACTTTTCAAAAAGTATGTAGTGGTGCGCCGGTATTTTCGGTTTCAGCAGAAGGAAAACAAGACTTTAATTAGTGTTCCCAACAGTGATGCCGCTTTTACTTTTTTGAACACCATATTCATAGGCAACAAACTGGATGACAGTACTCGCAATCATATCCTTGCACATGAGCGTGTGCACGTAGCTCAAAAACATGGCCTGGATCTGTTGTTTTTTGAACTGCTGAAGGTGTTGCTCTGGTTTAATCCCCTTATTTACGCCTACCAGAAAAGCATTAGCGAAGTACACGAATACCTCGCTGATCAACAAGCTGCCAAAATCATAGAACCCAAAAGTTATTATAACCAGTTACTGAATACCGCTTTTGGCACCCACGAAATTTCATTCATCAATACATTTTTCAATCAATCATTAATCAAAAAACGAATCGTTATGTTACACAAAAATTCAAAAACCACTGCAAAATGGAAGTATGTTCTCCTTGTTCCCGTACTTGCCGGAATGCTTACCTATGTGGGCTGCTCAAGTGATGAAAGCTCAGGAAAACTACAATCGACGTCCTTAGATCAGCAGATTTCAAACTTACAGGCAACCATTGATGCAAAAGGCGAATTGAGCGAACAGGAGAAAAAAAGAATTATAAAATTGGCCACAAGTACAATTTCCAAAGAAAAAGGTTCAAAGGCGGTTGTCTCGGTAAATCCAGGTAATTCTTCCCAGGAAGAAGATAATGTGCCTTTTGCTGTAATCGAAGAAGTTCCTATCTATCCAGGTTGTGAAGATCTAGAGACCAATGATGCTAAAAAAGCTTGCATGTCTGAGCGTCTCACTGAGTTTGTAACTAAAAACTTTGACACTAGCCTGGGTAAAAAATTGGGTATGACGGGAATTAATAAGATTTATGTACAGTTTAAGATCAATGAAGAAGGTATTATTGAATTCATGGGTTCTAGGGGGCCACATCCTGATTTGGAAAAAGAAGCTGAGCGTATTGTAAACCTGATGCCCATTATTAAACCTGGTAAACAAGGTGGTCAGAAGGTGAATGTTCTCTACGCAATGCCTATTGTTTTTAAGGTTGCTGAATAGTCTGGCAGCAAATTAATCCATAAGATTTAGGTTAAATTTAAATCATGCATAAACTACTATTTTTAATTTGGATAGCCTTTTTTCTCAAAGCCGAAGCTCAAAAAACTTCGGCTTTGACCATTGCAGATAGTCTGCATGCCGTAGGAAATTATTCTCAAGCTATTGCGGGTTATTCACTTATTCTGCCCAAAAACGAATCGATTTACTTAAAACTGGCCCGTGCGCAACGGGCAAGAGGTACTTTTGGTGATGCTTTGCAAAATTATGAACAAGCTTCAAAAAGCGGAAAAAATACCATTGCTTCAGCCGAATATGGAAAACTCCTTATTACGACTGCACAGTATCAGAAGGCCGATAGCATTTTTACCGAATTGATAGATCGCTATAACAACAACCCTGATTTTTATTATCAACGGGGCCGTGCAAGAATAAAAATTGCAGATGATCCACAAGCTGTTGATATAGACACAATCGCTGATGAAAGTTTTGAAATTGAAGCTTATATTGAAGATTTTGAGAAGGCTGTAGCGCTTGATAGTACGCATCAAAAAGCTCTTTATGAAACGGCCAAGTTTCATTTGCGGCACAAAAACTATCTTTTAGTGGAGCGTTTATGCAAAAAGGCGCTGGTAACCTATCCTGACAATGTAGAAGTCATCTCGTTGCTGGCTCAGGAAAATTTTATACGTGGTTTTGTAAGTGACGCCATTCCGCTGTTCGTGAAATTGCTTCAGTTAGGACAAGATTCGCAGTTCATTTATGAGAAACTGGGTGCGTGTTATTATAAAAAAAGGCAGTATCAAAATGCCATTTCGGCTTATCTCAAGGCCTTGAACTTTTCACAGGAAGATCACAGCATACATGCAAACCTGGCCCAACTCTATAATTTTACCGAAGATTTTGAAAATGCCGAAATGCATGGAAAACTGGCTATTTTATACAAAAAACTGCCATTGGATACCAATTATTATACACTGGGGAACACCTATAGAATCCACCAAAAGTGGAAAAAAGCATTGGAAAATTATAATAAGGTCCTGACCGAAAATCAAGAGTATAAGCAAGCCCGTTATTACAGGGCGGTAGTGGCAGATAATTATTATGAGGATAAAAAGGAAGTGCTTCAGTTATATGAACAATTCATTGAAAAATACGACGGCACCGCAGCATATGATCCTACGCTAGACCTTGCCCGTGAACGGTATAAATTACTGAAGAGGGAAATTTTTATGGATGAAAATAATTAGTTTTTTGCAATAAAATAAAAAATATGGAGCAGTTAATACTACTTACAGTTCGTACATTTGATCTTTAAAGCACCACTTTTTTGAGATCTATCCTAAGCATTATTATAATTCTTGTTTTAAGTTCCTGCGATAGCGAGAACAGTTTTGATTGTGTTCAGGAAGCCGGGGAACGGGTAAGTCAGGAATTTGAGGTTGCCCCATTTAAGTCCATAATCGTTGAGGAGCGTTTACAGCTCATCCTTAAACAGGGTTTGCAGCAAAACGTGGTTGTACAAACCGGTAAAAACCTTTTACCGGATATTGAAGTCAGCGTTGTGGATGGCGTGCTCCAACTCAACAATAGGAACGGTTGCAATCTCATTCGAGACTATAATATCACCCAGGTGGTGGTGACTTCGCCAGATCTTGACACCATTCGCAATGCTTCCGGCTATGAAGTGCAAAGTGATGGTGTGCTTACGTATTCATCGCTAACCTTGCTCAGCGAGGATCTGGAAGAGGAAGATGCATATCATAAAGACGGTGATTTTAGGTTACGTCTGGCGGTAGATACGCTCAAAATTACTGCAAACGGACTCAGTAACTTTTTTTTATCTGGAACCGCAAATGTGGCCAATATCCAACTTCTGGAAGGCGATATGCGGGTAGAGGCGCAAAATCTTGCCGTGCAGGATTTGAATATTTTTCATCGCGGAACGCAGAAAGTTATCGTAAATCCCATCCAGAGCATGCATGGTAAAGTGTTGAGCACCGGCGACCTTATTTCGGTGAACCGGCCGCCCGTGGTTGATGTAGAAGAAACCTATACGGGAAGGCTTCTTTTTGAATAGTTTTTATTTCCGCCACGGCGGAAATATGCTGAGCTCAACTTTAACCGTATCTTTGCAGTTGGAAATCTTAAAATACAACACGCTTGGACTCTGAAAATAAAAATCCGTTAACGGCTCAACCACAAGAAAATAAACCACATAAAGCTGGTTTTGTAAACATTATAGGGAATCCCAATGTGGGGAAATCCACCTTGATGAACGCGCTGGTGGGCGAGCGCCTTTCCATTATTACCTCAAAGGCACAGACTACGCGTCACCGCATTCTGGGGATTGTTAACGGCGATGATTTTCAAATGATCTTTAGCGATACGCCGGGAATCATAAAACCCGCGTACCAGCTGCAGGCCTCGATGATGGACTTTGTAAAGTCGGCTTTTGAAGATGCTGATGTGCTTTTGTACATGGTTGAACTGGGCGAAAAAGAGCTGAAAGATGAGGAGTTTTTCAAAAAAATAACCAATACGAATATCCCCGTTTTACTGCTTATCAATAAAATAGATAAAGGCAACGAAGAACTACTGGAAGAAAGCCGCGCGCACTGGCAAAAAATGGTTCCCAATGCCGAAATATTCGCGCTTTCCGCGCTTGAAAATTTTGGTGTACGGGAGGTTTTTGACCGTATTTTGACCAATTTACCAGATTCTCCACCCTTTTATCCCAAAGATGCGCTTACAGACAAGCCCGAACGTTTTTTTGTAAACGAGATCATTCGCGAGAAGATCCTGATGCATTACAAAAAAGAGATCCCTTACTCTGTAGAAATAGACACTGAAGAATTTTTTGAGGAAGAAAAGATCATACGTATGCGCAGTATCGTCATGGTGGAGCGCGAGAGCCAAAAAGGAATCATTATAGGTCACAAAGGGAACGCTTTAAAACGCGTGGGAGTTGAAGCGCGCAAAGATCTGGAGACCTTTTTTGGTAAACAAGTGCATATAGAACTCTACGTAAAAGTCAATAAAGACTGGCGCAGCAGCGACCGGGAACTCAAGAGATTCGGTTACAATAAGTAATGAGTTGATAGCATAAAAGAGGGTATGGGATAGGTTTTTTCAATATCTATAGCTCAGAATTAGAATGTTCTCTAAGTTTAATTTTAACGAGATCTTTGGATTAAAGAAAAGTTACCAGATAGGTAACTTTTTTTGTATTTTAGCATTAAATTATTTATGTGAAAATTTTTTCAAGAGGAACGTTACGTGATTTTTGGTCAGAGCATGGGGATTGCGAACTTCAGCTAAAAACGTGGTATCGTGAAATCGAGAAATCTACTTGGACATCGATTAACGACCTCAAAATGGATTATCCCAGTGCAAGTATTTTAAAAGATAACCGGATTGTTTTCAACATTAAAGGAAATAATTATCGGCTGATTGTCAAATTCAATTTTGAATATCAGCTTGCGTGGATTCGATTTATTGGAACGCACGCGGAATACGATAAAATTAACGCAAACGAGATTTAAGATGAATATAAAACCAATTAGAAGCGAAACAGATTATCAAAAATCAATGGAGCGTCTGGAAGTTATATTTGACGCAAAAAGAG
It contains:
- a CDS encoding pentapeptide repeat-containing protein gives rise to the protein MMTESHYLDTDFEKLKSPSRTIRHVEYDGCSFIACDFSEACFLSCTFTNCTFTGCNLKMLKLDTSQLDSCSFQDCTLLGVNFSVCSDFLFSVNFDHCVLDFSDFTGKKIAKTSFLDCSIKEANFSECDASQAIFDLSDFAGTTFENTNLSGADFRSALNYRINLEENKVRKAKFSWPALQGLLSKYDLILD
- a CDS encoding GH3 auxin-responsive promoter family protein, translated to MPIPLVNSVASWFLKKRIHQMELFIKYPHDVQQEVLLKLVQRAKNTELGKHYDFESIKNYEQFANRVPVTSYECFMEKIERGRQGEANIFWPTPIRWFAQSSGTTNARSKYIPVSPESLEDCHYAASKDLLCIYLNNNPEAQMFTGKSLRLGGSKKLYENKGTSYGDLSAILIDNMPFWAEFSSTPGNEVSLMDDWETKMQAIVDETINEKVTSLAGVPSWMLVLLNTVLETTQKRHIFEIWPHLEVYFHGGVSFEPYREQYHKILPRSRFKYYEIYNASEGFFAIQDQNDSSELLLMLDYGIFYEFIPMSGPASGNQNPIPLSAVELGINYALIITTNAGLWRYKVGDTIRFTSISPYRIKVTGRTKHHINAFGEELIIENAEKALKKATALTQSEIVEYTAAPIFMKGKEKGAHEWIIEFKTQPRDLQRFKETLDKALQEINSDYAAKRFNNLTLNEPTIHYGRENLFYDWLKTKNKLGGQHKVPRLSNTREYLEELLKMNEKQPI
- a CDS encoding DUF2797 domain-containing protein, which encodes MHYQGVLTKMKTEFQEPVHYYLLFESDFIHVNQLLDKHIHIEFLRYQCLACGKNKKIYRQGYCYDDFFKLPQTADWVIRPELSTAHLDQEHRDLAYEKSVQLKPHVVYLANSSNIKVGVTRKTQVPTRWIDQGAHEAIEILEAPNRFLAGITEVALKAFVADKTNWRKMLRNDIEDEDLFAQREKLKGYIPKEAQDYFISSTQETHIKFPVLRYPTKLKSLNLEKTPSFDGVLKGIKGQYLIFEDDTVFNVRNSEGYVVSIKVST
- a CDS encoding BlaI/MecI/CopY family transcriptional regulator, producing the protein MKQLTKAEEEIMQILWDLKEANVATIIEKMAEPKPAYNTVSTITRILENKGFVDYRKEGRGHIYFPIVEKSKYSSDSMNKMVNDYFNGSFKSMVSFFVKKKDMSVAELEAILKEINKEK
- a CDS encoding M56 family metallopeptidase, with translation MVNYIIEIVVFQAIFLGFYLVFLRKETFFQWNRAYLLLTAALAFVLPFMELQIFSNPVNIPLQIQEFAPVFIGESSAPTDQETTQTAEFSADVWWILVYAAGLLISLGILFKKYVVVRRYFRFQQKENKTLISVPNSDAAFTFLNTIFIGNKLDDSTRNHILAHERVHVAQKHGLDLLFFELLKVLLWFNPLIYAYQKSISEVHEYLADQQAAKIIEPKSYYNQLLNTAFGTHEISFINTFFNQSLIKKRIVMLHKNSKTTAKWKYVLLVPVLAGMLTYVGCSSDESSGKLQSTSLDQQISNLQATIDAKGELSEQEKKRIIKLATSTISKEKGSKAVVSVNPGNSSQEEDNVPFAVIEEVPIYPGCEDLETNDAKKACMSERLTEFVTKNFDTSLGKKLGMTGINKIYVQFKINEEGIIEFMGSRGPHPDLEKEAERIVNLMPIIKPGKQGGQKVNVLYAMPIVFKVAE
- a CDS encoding tetratricopeptide repeat protein — translated: MHKLLFLIWIAFFLKAEAQKTSALTIADSLHAVGNYSQAIAGYSLILPKNESIYLKLARAQRARGTFGDALQNYEQASKSGKNTIASAEYGKLLITTAQYQKADSIFTELIDRYNNNPDFYYQRGRARIKIADDPQAVDIDTIADESFEIEAYIEDFEKAVALDSTHQKALYETAKFHLRHKNYLLVERLCKKALVTYPDNVEVISLLAQENFIRGFVSDAIPLFVKLLQLGQDSQFIYEKLGACYYKKRQYQNAISAYLKALNFSQEDHSIHANLAQLYNFTEDFENAEMHGKLAILYKKLPLDTNYYTLGNTYRIHQKWKKALENYNKVLTENQEYKQARYYRAVVADNYYEDKKEVLQLYEQFIEKYDGTAAYDPTLDLARERYKLLKREIFMDENN
- a CDS encoding head GIN domain-containing protein; its protein translation is MRSILSIIIILVLSSCDSENSFDCVQEAGERVSQEFEVAPFKSIIVEERLQLILKQGLQQNVVVQTGKNLLPDIEVSVVDGVLQLNNRNGCNLIRDYNITQVVVTSPDLDTIRNASGYEVQSDGVLTYSSLTLLSEDLEEEDAYHKDGDFRLRLAVDTLKITANGLSNFFLSGTANVANIQLLEGDMRVEAQNLAVQDLNIFHRGTQKVIVNPIQSMHGKVLSTGDLISVNRPPVVDVEETYTGRLLFE
- the era gene encoding GTPase Era, translated to MDSENKNPLTAQPQENKPHKAGFVNIIGNPNVGKSTLMNALVGERLSIITSKAQTTRHRILGIVNGDDFQMIFSDTPGIIKPAYQLQASMMDFVKSAFEDADVLLYMVELGEKELKDEEFFKKITNTNIPVLLLINKIDKGNEELLEESRAHWQKMVPNAEIFALSALENFGVREVFDRILTNLPDSPPFYPKDALTDKPERFFVNEIIREKILMHYKKEIPYSVEIDTEEFFEEEKIIRMRSIVMVERESQKGIIIGHKGNALKRVGVEARKDLETFFGKQVHIELYVKVNKDWRSSDRELKRFGYNK
- a CDS encoding type II toxin-antitoxin system HigB family toxin; the protein is MKIFSRGTLRDFWSEHGDCELQLKTWYREIEKSTWTSINDLKMDYPSASILKDNRIVFNIKGNNYRLIVKFNFEYQLAWIRFIGTHAEYDKINANEI